In the Pseudomonas orientalis genome, one interval contains:
- a CDS encoding 2-hydroxyacid dehydrogenase, giving the protein MKKTVLAFSRVTPPMIERLQEDFEVIAPNPKLGDINAQFNEALPHAHGLIGVGRKLGREQLEGARHLEVVSSVSVGYDNYDVAYFNERGIMLTNTPDVLTESTADLAFALLMSSARRVAELDAWTKAGQWKASVGAPLFGCDVHGKTLGIVGMGNIGAAVARRGRLGFNMPILYSGNSRKSAVEQELGAQFRSLDQLLAEADFVCLVVPLSDKTRHLISHRELALMKPSAILINISRGPVVDEPALIEALQTQRIRGAGLDVYEKEPLTESPLFQLSNAVTLPHIGSATGETREAMANRALDNLRSALLGQRPQDLVNPQVWKG; this is encoded by the coding sequence ATGAAAAAGACTGTCCTCGCCTTCAGCCGTGTCACGCCGCCAATGATCGAGCGCCTGCAAGAGGATTTCGAGGTGATCGCGCCCAATCCCAAGCTGGGCGACATCAACGCGCAATTCAACGAAGCCCTGCCCCATGCCCACGGGTTGATCGGTGTCGGCCGCAAGCTGGGCCGCGAACAGCTTGAAGGTGCGCGCCACCTGGAAGTAGTGTCCAGTGTGTCGGTGGGCTACGACAACTACGATGTCGCGTACTTCAATGAGCGCGGGATCATGCTCACTAATACCCCTGACGTACTCACCGAAAGCACCGCCGATCTGGCCTTCGCGTTGTTGATGAGCAGCGCGCGCCGCGTCGCCGAACTCGACGCCTGGACCAAGGCCGGCCAGTGGAAAGCCAGCGTCGGCGCTCCGTTGTTCGGCTGCGATGTGCACGGCAAGACCCTGGGCATCGTCGGCATGGGCAATATCGGCGCGGCCGTGGCCCGCCGTGGGCGCCTGGGCTTCAATATGCCGATCCTGTACAGCGGCAACAGCCGCAAGAGCGCGGTCGAACAGGAATTGGGCGCACAGTTTCGCAGCCTCGACCAGTTGCTGGCCGAGGCGGATTTCGTCTGTCTGGTGGTGCCCCTGAGCGACAAGACCCGTCACCTGATCAGCCACCGGGAGCTGGCACTGATGAAGCCCAGTGCCATCCTGATCAATATTTCCCGTGGCCCGGTGGTGGACGAGCCGGCGCTGATCGAAGCCCTGCAAACCCAGCGCATTCGTGGCGCCGGGCTGGATGTGTATGAAAAGGAACCGCTGACCGAGTCGCCCTTGTTCCAACTGAGCAATGCGGTGACCCTGCCGCACATCGGCTCGGCGACCGGTGAAACCCGCGAAGCCATGGCCAACCGCGCGCTGGACAACCTGCGCAGCGCCTTGCTCGGACAGCGCCCGCAGGACCTGGTGAACCCGCAGGTGTGGAAAGGCTGA
- a CDS encoding LysR family transcriptional regulator codes for MDTLQNMRAFSCVAEAGSFTAAAVQLDTTTANVSRAVSNLEAHLQTRLLNRTTRRIALTEAGKRYLLRCEQILAYVEEAEAEASDAHARPAGQLKVHTMTGIGQHFVIDAIARYRRTHPDVTFDLTLANRVPDLLDEGYDVSIVLASELPDSGFVSQRLGITYSIACASPEYVKAKGCAQRPQDLLNHACLRLVSPVIQLDKWTFNGPEGQESVAINTSPFLVNSADAMKTAITSGMGVGLLPVYAAIEGLRTGTLVRVMPTYRSQELNLYAIYPSRQYLDAKIKTWVEYLRGSLPEILAAHQAELVAYELSGGLGGVRMAN; via the coding sequence ATGGACACCTTGCAAAACATGCGCGCGTTCAGTTGCGTGGCAGAAGCCGGCAGCTTTACCGCCGCCGCCGTGCAACTGGACACCACCACCGCCAACGTCTCGCGCGCGGTCTCAAACCTTGAGGCCCACCTGCAAACCCGCTTGCTCAACCGCACCACCCGCCGTATCGCACTGACCGAGGCCGGCAAACGCTATCTGCTGCGCTGTGAGCAGATTCTCGCCTACGTCGAGGAAGCCGAAGCAGAAGCCAGCGACGCCCATGCGCGCCCCGCCGGACAATTGAAAGTGCACACCATGACCGGTATCGGCCAGCATTTCGTGATCGACGCGATTGCCCGCTACCGCCGCACCCACCCCGATGTGACCTTCGACCTGACCCTTGCCAACCGCGTGCCGGATTTGCTCGATGAGGGCTACGACGTGTCCATCGTACTGGCCAGCGAACTGCCGGATTCGGGTTTCGTCTCGCAACGCCTGGGCATCACCTACAGCATCGCCTGCGCCTCGCCCGAGTACGTCAAAGCCAAGGGCTGCGCACAGCGGCCCCAGGACTTGCTCAACCACGCCTGTCTGCGCCTGGTCAGCCCGGTGATCCAGTTGGACAAATGGACCTTCAACGGCCCTGAAGGCCAGGAAAGTGTGGCGATCAACACCTCGCCGTTCCTGGTGAATTCGGCCGATGCGATGAAAACCGCCATCACCAGCGGCATGGGCGTCGGCCTGCTGCCGGTGTACGCCGCCATCGAAGGACTGCGCACCGGCACACTGGTGCGCGTGATGCCAACCTACCGGTCCCAGGAGTTGAACCTGTACGCCATCTACCCGTCGCGCCAATACCTGGATGCGAAGATCAAGACCTGGGTGGAATATCTGCGCGGTTCGCTGCCGGAAATCCTCGCGGCGCACCAGGCGGAGCTGGTGGCCTATGAGTTGAGCGGCGGTTTGGGTGGCGTGCGGATGGCGAACTGA
- a CDS encoding efflux transporter outer membrane subunit — MPRRISRELKTLSVWALTLAISGCIGTAGIGPQGQSLSASHLATDEAIQRAASDAHWPSVQWWRAYGDPQLDRWVELATQDSPSMAVAAARVRQARAMAGVAESAESLQINSDTTLKRHNWPKDQFYGPGELSGANTWDNNASLGLSYALDLWGRESNATERAVDLAHMSVAQARQARLELQSNVVRAYIQLSLHYAERGIVAATLAQQQQILDLATKRLNAGIGTHLEVSQAETPLPETHRQLDALDEQIALSRNQLAALAGKGPGEGAQLQRPSLSLAAPLKLPSTLPAQLLGQRPDVVARRWQVAAQARGIDVAHAGFYPNVDLVGSLGYMATGGGMLAFLAGKKFNYNVGPAITLPIFDGGRLRAELGEASAGYDSAVAHYNQTLVDALKGISDQLIRRESMDKQALFAAQSVASAQKTYDIATIAYQRGLTDYLNVLNAQTLLFRQQQTEQQVQAARLSAHAELVTALGGGLGAGDDVPRDDKTLPSKTPAALAVFDH; from the coding sequence GTGCCGCGTCGCATCAGCAGAGAGCTGAAGACTCTCAGTGTTTGGGCCCTTACGCTCGCCATCAGTGGCTGCATCGGCACCGCAGGAATTGGCCCCCAGGGCCAGTCATTGAGCGCCAGCCACCTGGCCACCGACGAAGCGATCCAGCGCGCCGCCAGCGACGCCCACTGGCCCAGCGTCCAATGGTGGCGGGCCTACGGCGATCCGCAGCTTGACCGCTGGGTCGAACTCGCCACGCAAGACAGCCCCAGCATGGCCGTGGCCGCCGCACGGGTGCGTCAAGCGCGGGCGATGGCCGGGGTAGCCGAGTCGGCAGAATCCCTGCAGATCAACAGCGACACCACGCTCAAGCGCCACAACTGGCCGAAGGATCAGTTTTACGGCCCTGGCGAGTTGAGCGGTGCGAACACGTGGGACAACAACGCGTCCCTGGGCTTGAGTTACGCCCTCGACCTGTGGGGCCGCGAAAGCAATGCCACCGAGCGTGCCGTGGACCTCGCCCATATGAGCGTCGCCCAGGCGCGCCAGGCCCGGCTCGAGTTGCAGAGCAACGTGGTGCGCGCCTATATCCAGTTGTCCTTGCACTACGCCGAGCGCGGTATCGTCGCGGCCACCCTGGCCCAGCAACAGCAGATCCTGGATCTGGCAACCAAGCGCCTGAACGCCGGGATCGGCACGCACCTGGAGGTCAGCCAGGCCGAAACCCCGCTGCCCGAAACCCACCGTCAACTGGACGCGCTGGATGAGCAGATCGCCCTGAGCCGCAACCAGCTGGCGGCGTTGGCCGGCAAAGGTCCGGGTGAAGGCGCGCAATTGCAACGCCCGAGCCTGTCGCTTGCCGCGCCGTTGAAGTTGCCCTCGACCTTGCCCGCGCAGTTGCTCGGCCAGCGTCCGGACGTAGTCGCCCGTCGCTGGCAGGTGGCGGCCCAGGCGCGGGGTATCGATGTCGCCCACGCGGGCTTCTATCCCAACGTCGACCTGGTCGGCAGCCTCGGTTACATGGCCACCGGCGGCGGCATGCTGGCGTTTCTGGCGGGCAAGAAATTCAACTACAACGTCGGCCCGGCGATCACCCTGCCGATCTTCGACGGCGGGCGTCTACGCGCAGAGCTGGGTGAAGCCAGCGCCGGTTATGACAGTGCCGTGGCCCATTACAACCAGACCCTGGTCGATGCGCTCAAGGGCATCAGCGACCAGTTGATCCGTCGCGAGTCCATGGACAAGCAAGCGTTGTTTGCCGCGCAATCGGTGGCGTCGGCGCAGAAAACCTACGACATCGCCACCATCGCCTACCAACGCGGCCTTACCGACTACCTCAATGTGCTGAACGCCCAGACCCTGCTGTTCCGCCAGCAGCAGACAGAGCAACAGGTACAGGCCGCGCGCCTGAGCGCCCACGCCGAACTGGTCACCGCCCTGGGCGGTGGCCTCGGTGCCGGCGACGATGTACCGCGCGACGACAAAACTCTCCCCAGCAAGACTCCTGCGGCGCTGGCCGTGTTCGATCACTGA
- a CDS encoding FUSC family protein, producing MTSLPAPLRWLHALEWRRGFFDWARSDGVTWVYIFKVLLAAFLTLWLAMRLELPQPRTAMITVFIVMQPQSGQVFAKSFYRFLGTLAGSAVMVVLIALFAQNTELFLGALAIWVGVCTAGATRNRNFRAYGFVLAGYTAAMVGLPALAHPDGAFMAAVWRVLEISLGILCSTLVSAAILPQTSSAAMRNALYQRFGVFALFVTDGLRGRSQREGFEASNVRFIAEAVGLEGLRSVTVFEDPHMRRRNGRLSRLNSEFMSLTTRFNALHQLLARLRADAADHVVAAIKPGLQDLAEVLDGFSARALTSPDAARLANVLSTYKDSLPAQVRSLRAAFQQGEPTEAEQLDFHTAYELLYRFVDDLHNYAQTHASLADHRHAREDWSEVYTPKTNWLACAAAGIRASFILIVLGSYWVATAWPSGATMTLIAAATVGLSAATPNPKRMAFQMACGTLMGALVGFVDMFFVFPWIDGFPLLCVMLAPVIIFGAFLASRAQYAGVGVGLLIFFSTGSVPDNLTIYNPYTFINDYIAMVIGMLVCAAAGAIILPPNSRWLWRRLEQDLREQVVYAISGKLKGLASSFESRTRDLLHQAYGLAAGQPQVQRDLLRWMFVVLEVGHAIIELRKEQAILPVHPAYAESQPWRQAIRVMGRSLVRLFLQPSASNLERGLIAVDHAISRVQATDEPFAPHFDTSALRRVKSYLHFIRTSLMDPQSPLAALKGSANAS from the coding sequence ATGACCTCCTTGCCTGCACCCCTGCGCTGGCTGCACGCCCTTGAGTGGCGCCGTGGTTTTTTCGACTGGGCACGCAGCGATGGCGTGACCTGGGTGTATATCTTCAAGGTGTTGCTTGCCGCATTCCTCACGCTGTGGCTGGCGATGCGCCTGGAACTGCCGCAGCCGCGCACTGCGATGATCACGGTGTTTATCGTGATGCAACCGCAGAGCGGCCAGGTGTTCGCCAAGAGTTTTTACCGCTTCCTCGGCACGCTGGCCGGGTCGGCGGTGATGGTGGTGCTGATCGCGTTGTTTGCACAGAACACCGAACTGTTCCTCGGCGCCCTGGCCATCTGGGTGGGCGTCTGCACCGCCGGTGCCACGCGTAACCGCAACTTTCGCGCCTACGGGTTTGTGCTCGCCGGCTACACGGCGGCGATGGTCGGCCTGCCGGCCCTGGCCCATCCGGACGGCGCCTTTATGGCGGCGGTGTGGCGGGTGTTGGAGATCTCCCTGGGGATTCTCTGCTCGACGCTGGTCAGCGCCGCGATCCTGCCGCAAACCTCCAGCGCCGCGATGCGCAATGCGCTCTATCAACGCTTCGGGGTGTTCGCGCTGTTCGTCACCGACGGTCTGCGGGGTCGCAGCCAGCGTGAAGGGTTCGAGGCCAGCAACGTGCGTTTTATCGCCGAAGCCGTGGGCCTGGAAGGCTTGCGCAGCGTCACTGTGTTCGAAGACCCGCACATGCGTCGGCGCAACGGGCGGCTCAGTCGCCTCAACAGCGAATTCATGAGCCTCACCACGCGCTTCAACGCCTTGCACCAGCTGCTGGCGCGGCTGCGCGCCGACGCCGCCGATCACGTGGTGGCCGCGATCAAGCCCGGCCTGCAGGACCTTGCCGAAGTACTCGACGGTTTTTCCGCACGTGCCCTGACCAGCCCCGACGCGGCGCGGCTGGCCAACGTGCTCAGCACCTACAAGGACAGCTTGCCGGCCCAGGTGCGCAGCCTGCGCGCGGCCTTCCAGCAAGGCGAGCCCACCGAAGCCGAGCAACTGGATTTTCATACCGCCTACGAGCTGCTGTACCGCTTTGTCGACGACCTGCACAACTACGCGCAAACCCACGCCTCCCTGGCCGATCACCGCCATGCGCGGGAAGACTGGAGCGAGGTCTATACCCCGAAAACCAACTGGCTGGCCTGCGCCGCCGCCGGCATACGGGCCTCGTTCATCCTGATCGTGCTCGGCAGCTACTGGGTGGCCACTGCCTGGCCCAGTGGTGCAACCATGACCTTGATCGCCGCCGCCACCGTCGGCCTGTCCGCCGCCACGCCCAACCCCAAGCGCATGGCGTTCCAGATGGCCTGCGGCACACTGATGGGTGCGCTGGTCGGCTTCGTCGACATGTTCTTCGTGTTCCCCTGGATCGATGGCTTCCCACTGTTGTGCGTGATGCTCGCGCCGGTGATCATTTTCGGCGCCTTTCTCGCTTCACGTGCGCAGTACGCCGGGGTCGGCGTGGGCTTGCTGATCTTCTTCAGCACGGGTTCGGTGCCGGACAACCTGACGATCTATAACCCCTACACCTTCATCAACGACTACATCGCCATGGTCATCGGCATGCTGGTGTGCGCGGCGGCCGGGGCGATCATCCTGCCGCCCAACAGCCGTTGGCTGTGGCGGCGCCTGGAGCAGGACCTGCGTGAGCAAGTGGTGTACGCGATCAGCGGCAAGCTCAAGGGCCTGGCGTCGAGTTTCGAAAGCCGCACCCGCGACCTGCTGCACCAGGCCTATGGCCTCGCCGCCGGCCAGCCGCAGGTGCAGCGCGACCTGCTGCGCTGGATGTTCGTGGTGCTGGAGGTCGGCCACGCGATCATCGAGTTGCGCAAAGAGCAGGCGATTTTGCCGGTGCATCCGGCGTACGCCGAATCCCAGCCGTGGCGCCAGGCGATCCGCGTGATGGGTCGCTCGCTGGTGCGGCTGTTCCTGCAACCCAGCGCCAGCAACCTGGAGCGCGGGCTGATCGCCGTCGACCATGCGATCAGCCGCGTGCAGGCCACCGACGAACCGTTCGCGCCGCACTTCGACACTTCGGCGCTGCGCCGGGTGAAAAGCTACCTGCACTTTATCCGCACCTCGTTGATGGACCCGCAATCGCCGCTGGCGGCGCTCAAAGGATCTGCAAATGCCTCGTGA
- a CDS encoding DUF1656 domain-containing protein, whose translation MPREIAFHGIYMPTMTLMFLIAAGLAWAVDRFLAGFDLYRFFWHPALLRLSLFVCLFGALALSVYR comes from the coding sequence ATGCCTCGTGAAATTGCCTTCCACGGTATCTATATGCCGACCATGACCCTGATGTTTTTGATCGCAGCGGGGCTGGCTTGGGCGGTTGACCGCTTCCTGGCCGGGTTCGACCTGTATCGGTTTTTCTGGCACCCGGCGTTGCTGCGCCTGAGCCTGTTCGTTTGCCTGTTCGGCGCCCTGGCGCTGAGCGTCTACCGTTGA
- a CDS encoding efflux RND transporter periplasmic adaptor subunit has protein sequence MKKFFSLLATLLVLALAIWIGRTLWVHYMQTPWTRDGRVRADIINVAADVTGEVVDVPVRDNQLVKKGDLLMQIDPEHYRIAVKQAQSLVASRKATWEMRKLNAHRRADLDALVISRENRDDASNIADSALADYQHALAQLEAAELNLKRTHVVAAVDGYVTNLNVHRGDYARIGEAKMAVVDMNSFWVYGFFEETKLPHVKVGDTADMQLMSGETLKGHVESISRGIYDRDNPESRELIADVNPTFNWVRLAQRVPVRIHIDEVPEGVLLAAGITCTVIVNPTQN, from the coding sequence ATGAAAAAGTTTTTCAGCCTGCTCGCAACCCTGCTGGTGCTGGCATTGGCGATCTGGATTGGCCGCACGTTGTGGGTGCACTACATGCAGACGCCCTGGACCCGCGACGGGCGCGTGCGTGCCGATATCATCAATGTTGCCGCCGACGTGACTGGCGAAGTGGTCGACGTGCCGGTGCGCGATAACCAGTTGGTAAAAAAGGGCGACCTGCTGATGCAGATCGACCCCGAGCATTACCGCATTGCGGTCAAGCAGGCGCAGTCACTGGTGGCGTCACGCAAAGCCACCTGGGAAATGCGCAAGCTCAACGCCCACCGCCGCGCTGACCTGGATGCCCTGGTGATCTCCAGGGAAAACCGCGACGACGCCAGCAACATCGCCGATTCGGCCCTGGCCGATTATCAGCATGCGCTGGCGCAACTGGAAGCCGCTGAACTGAACTTGAAACGCACCCACGTCGTGGCGGCGGTCGACGGTTATGTCACCAACCTCAATGTGCATCGCGGCGACTACGCGCGCATCGGCGAGGCGAAGATGGCCGTGGTGGATATGAACTCGTTCTGGGTCTATGGCTTCTTTGAAGAGACCAAGCTGCCCCATGTGAAAGTCGGTGACACGGCCGATATGCAATTGATGAGCGGCGAGACCCTCAAGGGTCACGTGGAAAGCATCTCCCGTGGCATCTACGACCGCGACAACCCCGAGAGCCGCGAACTGATCGCCGATGTGAACCCGACCTTCAACTGGGTGCGCCTGGCCCAGCGCGTGCCGGTGCGCATTCATATCGATGAGGTCCCGGAGGGGGTGTTGTTGGCGGCGGGCATTACCTGCACAGTCATCGTAAACCCGACACAAAACTAA